In Streptococcus uberis, a single window of DNA contains:
- a CDS encoding sugar-binding transcriptional regulator has product MREEKRRLLAKLAYMYYIEEKSQTQIASEMGIYRTTVCRMLAKAKEEGIVKIEISDYNPEIFALESYVQEKYGLKKVAIIPYHATDSQAERFDRIASEGAEFLRSMVKDDEMIGISWGSTISRMIDRMDPKSLKGISVYPLAGGPSAINANFHVNTLVYRLARLFHGQSSFINATVIQENPNIAQGIRESKYFEKTLEAWKKLDWAIVGIGAEPDSQKESQWRDLLMGSDYEALRRLSAVGEICCRFFDKDGQPVNSHLQERTIGISIEELQKVPKVMAIAHGHEKARAILAALKANCINYLVTDEATIRALLVADGDSFSQ; this is encoded by the coding sequence ATGAGAGAAGAGAAACGGCGCTTATTGGCTAAATTAGCCTATATGTATTATATTGAGGAAAAAAGTCAGACGCAGATTGCTTCGGAAATGGGGATTTATCGAACGACGGTTTGCCGCATGTTGGCAAAGGCCAAGGAAGAAGGGATTGTGAAGATTGAGATTTCCGACTACAATCCGGAAATCTTTGCTTTGGAATCCTATGTGCAGGAAAAATATGGCCTTAAAAAAGTAGCTATTATTCCTTACCATGCTACGGACAGTCAGGCAGAAAGATTTGATCGCATTGCCAGTGAAGGGGCGGAATTTTTAAGGTCCATGGTTAAGGATGATGAGATGATTGGCATTTCTTGGGGGTCGACTATTAGTCGGATGATTGATCGGATGGACCCTAAGTCGCTTAAAGGCATTTCTGTCTACCCACTTGCTGGTGGGCCTAGTGCTATTAATGCCAACTTTCATGTCAATACCTTGGTCTATCGTCTGGCCCGTTTGTTCCACGGTCAGAGTTCCTTCATTAATGCAACCGTCATTCAGGAGAACCCAAATATTGCCCAAGGGATTCGGGAATCCAAATACTTTGAGAAGACCTTAGAGGCATGGAAAAAGCTAGACTGGGCTATTGTGGGCATTGGGGCAGAACCAGATTCTCAGAAGGAAAGCCAGTGGCGGGATTTGCTTATGGGCAGTGATTACGAAGCCTTACGTCGGTTGTCCGCTGTGGGAGAAATCTGTTGCCGCTTCTTTGACAAGGATGGGCAACCAGTCAATAGTCACCTGCAAGAACGCACTATTGGGATTAGCATTGAGGAGCTGCAAAAAGTACCAAAGGTCATGGCCATCGCTCATGGCCATGAAAAGGCAAGGGCTATTTTAGCTGCCTTAAAAGCTAATTGTATCAACTACTTGGTGACAGATGAGGCTACTATAAGGGCTCTCTTAGTGGCCGATGGAGATTCCTTTAGCCAGTAA
- a CDS encoding RidA family protein, giving the protein MSVNNEVLARNTELAPKTLGSHTVAFSHYNNFSAQLPLDPKTGQLVEGGIREQAQQCFENLKAVIESIDHVLSDVVRLSIFVKDIQDVDTINLVQKEYFPTYAPSRTVVAVDDLPMQAKVQMDAIISNGEGTIPNAPQAGDLIKLTNNTYNAPVSALSTQTVAFSHYNNVTAQLPIDPKTGRLAIGGVKEQAIQCLKNIKAVLESIDVPLDDVVKMNVYLTNLADLDVVNEVYKTFLPDSGIARAVNYLPARTVVPVAALEMGALVQMEATVSHGDGTPPQAIEDRHGLIIEHFNTEKAPKCDYSSQTVAFSHYNHISGQLPVDATSGELVVGGVKEQAQKAFDHIQAIIESVDHVMADVVKINVYMTDLNDMAAVEEVFSAIFVETKPALRFVGVSELPKGASVQIDATVGNAEGTPPVA; this is encoded by the coding sequence ATGAGCGTTAATAACGAAGTACTCGCAAGAAATACAGAACTTGCTCCTAAAACTCTAGGATCCCATACTGTAGCCTTTTCACACTACAATAATTTTTCTGCTCAATTACCACTTGACCCTAAAACAGGTCAATTGGTTGAAGGAGGCATTAGAGAACAAGCTCAACAATGTTTTGAAAACTTAAAAGCAGTGATTGAAAGCATTGATCATGTCTTGTCAGATGTCGTAAGACTTTCTATTTTCGTTAAGGACATCCAAGATGTCGATACCATCAACTTAGTGCAAAAAGAATACTTCCCGACTTATGCACCATCACGTACTGTGGTTGCTGTTGATGATTTGCCAATGCAGGCTAAAGTTCAAATGGATGCTATCATCTCTAACGGTGAAGGGACTATTCCTAATGCTCCACAAGCTGGCGATTTAATCAAATTAACGAACAACACATACAATGCACCTGTTTCAGCTTTATCAACTCAAACAGTAGCTTTTTCACACTATAATAACGTGACTGCTCAATTACCAATTGACCCTAAAACAGGTCGCTTGGCCATTGGTGGTGTGAAAGAACAAGCTATCCAATGTTTGAAAAACATCAAAGCTGTCCTTGAAAGCATCGATGTACCTCTTGATGATGTTGTTAAAATGAATGTTTACCTAACTAACTTAGCAGATCTTGACGTCGTTAATGAAGTATACAAAACATTCTTACCAGATTCAGGTATTGCACGTGCTGTTAATTATTTACCAGCTCGTACTGTTGTTCCAGTTGCTGCTCTTGAAATGGGTGCATTAGTTCAAATGGAAGCAACTGTATCACACGGTGATGGTACTCCTCCACAAGCAATCGAAGACCGTCATGGCCTTATCATTGAACACTTTAACACTGAAAAAGCTCCTAAATGTGACTATTCTAGCCAAACAGTGGCTTTCTCACACTACAACCACATTTCAGGTCAACTTCCAGTTGATGCAACAAGTGGTGAATTAGTTGTTGGCGGTGTTAAAGAGCAAGCTCAAAAAGCCTTCGACCACATCCAAGCAATCATCGAAAGTGTAGATCACGTGATGGCAGATGTTGTTAAAATCAACGTTTACATGACTGATCTTAATGATATGGCTGCAGTAGAAGAAGTCTTCTCAGCAATCTTTGTTGAAACAAAACCAGCCCTTCGTTTCGTAGGTGTTTCTGAATTACCAAAAGGTGCCTCAGTTCAAATCGACGCAACAGTTGGAAACGCTGAAGGAACTCCTCCAGTAGCTTAA
- a CDS encoding adenylosuccinate synthase produces MTSVVVVGTQWGDEGKGKITDFLSADAEVIARYQGGDNAGHTIVIDGKKFKLHLIPSGIFFPEKISVIGNGVVVNPKSLVKELAYLHEEGITTDNLRISDRAHVILPYHIKLDQLQEDAKGDNKIGTTIKGIGPAYMDKAARVGIRIADLLDKEIFAERLRINLAEKNRLFEKMYDSEALDFDSIFEEYYAYGQEIKKYVTDTSVILNDALDAGKRVLFEGAQGVMLDIDQGTYPFVTSSNPVAGGVTIGSGVGPSKINKVVGVCKAYTSRVGDGPFPTELFDEVGDRIREVGHEYGTTTGRPRRVGWFDSVVMRHSRRVSGITNLSLNSIDVLSGLDTVKICVAYDLDGERIDYYPASLEQLKRCKPIYEELPGWSEDITGVRSLDDLPENARNYVRRVSELVGVRISTFSVGPGREQTNILESVWANI; encoded by the coding sequence ATGACATCAGTAGTAGTAGTTGGCACCCAATGGGGTGATGAAGGTAAAGGAAAAATCACTGACTTTTTATCTGCAGATGCAGAAGTGATTGCGCGTTATCAAGGTGGTGACAATGCAGGTCATACCATTGTGATTGATGGTAAGAAATTCAAATTGCATTTGATTCCGTCTGGTATTTTCTTCCCTGAAAAAATTTCTGTTATTGGTAATGGCGTTGTGGTCAATCCAAAATCATTGGTTAAGGAATTGGCATATCTCCATGAAGAAGGTATCACAACAGACAACCTTCGTATTTCTGACCGTGCGCACGTTATCTTGCCATACCATATTAAATTGGATCAATTGCAAGAAGATGCCAAAGGTGACAACAAAATTGGAACAACCATCAAGGGTATTGGACCAGCTTATATGGACAAGGCTGCGCGTGTAGGTATTCGTATCGCTGATCTTTTGGACAAAGAGATCTTTGCTGAACGCTTAAGAATTAACTTAGCCGAAAAAAATCGTCTCTTTGAAAAAATGTATGATAGTGAAGCTCTTGATTTTGATAGTATTTTTGAAGAATACTATGCCTATGGTCAAGAAATTAAAAAATATGTGACTGATACCTCTGTTATCCTTAATGATGCCCTAGATGCAGGTAAACGTGTTCTTTTTGAAGGGGCACAAGGGGTTATGCTTGATATTGACCAAGGAACTTACCCATTTGTAACCTCATCTAACCCTGTTGCTGGTGGTGTTACCATTGGTTCAGGTGTTGGCCCAAGTAAAATCAACAAGGTTGTAGGTGTATGTAAAGCTTACACTAGCCGTGTTGGTGATGGTCCATTCCCAACTGAACTCTTTGATGAAGTTGGCGATCGTATCCGTGAAGTTGGTCATGAATATGGGACAACTACAGGACGTCCACGTCGTGTCGGTTGGTTTGACTCAGTTGTGATGCGTCATAGCCGTCGTGTTTCAGGCATTACAAACCTATCACTTAACTCTATCGATGTGCTTTCAGGTCTTGACACGGTTAAAATCTGTGTGGCATACGACTTAGATGGTGAACGTATTGATTATTACCCAGCTAGCTTAGAACAATTGAAACGTTGCAAACCTATTTATGAAGAATTACCAGGTTGGTCTGAAGACATTACAGGAGTTCGTAGTCTTGATGATCTTCCAGAAAACGCTCGTAACTATGTTCGCCGTGTGAGTGAATTGGTTGGCGTTCGTATTTCAACCTTCTCAGTAGGTCCAGGCCGTGAACAAACAAATATCTTAGAATCTGTTTGGGCAAACATCTAA
- a CDS encoding BMP family lipoprotein, with protein MNKKLTSLALLSAAIIPLAACSHKGQKSASSSDLKVAMITDQGGVDDKSFNQSAWEGLQAWGKSKNLKKGSDFNYFQSTNESEYVTNLDTAKSNGFNVIFGIGFNLTDSIKKASSDNADTKYAIVDDVIEGKDNVASITFADNEAAYLAGVAAAKTSKSKQVGFVGGMEGTVVKRFEKGFEAGVKSVDPSIKVSIAYAGSFADAAKGKSIAATQYASGADVIYQAAGGTGAGVFNEAKAINEKRAASDKVWVLGVDRDQKAEGEYTDKDGQKGNFVLASSIKEVGKTMQKVIGMTEKGDFPGGKVNTFGLKESGVNLTTKDLPEDVKKAVETARQDIISGKIKVPEK; from the coding sequence ATGAATAAAAAATTAACATCCCTTGCCTTATTATCAGCTGCTATTATCCCATTAGCGGCATGTTCTCATAAAGGCCAAAAATCTGCTTCTTCATCAGATTTAAAAGTAGCCATGATTACTGACCAAGGGGGTGTTGATGATAAATCCTTTAACCAATCAGCTTGGGAAGGTCTACAAGCTTGGGGCAAATCAAAAAATTTGAAAAAAGGAAGTGATTTTAATTATTTCCAATCAACCAATGAATCAGAATATGTGACAAACCTTGATACTGCAAAGTCAAATGGTTTTAATGTCATCTTTGGTATTGGCTTTAACCTGACTGATTCTATTAAAAAAGCGTCTTCTGATAACGCAGATACAAAATACGCTATTGTCGATGATGTGATTGAAGGAAAAGACAATGTTGCAAGTATCACTTTTGCCGACAACGAAGCAGCTTATTTAGCTGGTGTTGCGGCTGCTAAAACCAGCAAAAGCAAACAAGTTGGTTTTGTAGGTGGTATGGAAGGAACCGTTGTTAAACGTTTTGAAAAAGGCTTTGAAGCAGGTGTTAAATCAGTTGATCCTTCTATCAAAGTATCAATCGCTTACGCAGGGTCATTTGCGGATGCTGCTAAAGGAAAATCAATTGCAGCAACACAATATGCAAGTGGTGCTGACGTCATCTATCAAGCAGCAGGTGGAACGGGTGCTGGTGTTTTCAACGAAGCCAAAGCTATTAATGAAAAACGTGCCGCTTCAGATAAAGTTTGGGTCCTTGGTGTAGACCGTGACCAAAAAGCTGAAGGTGAATACACTGATAAAGATGGTCAAAAAGGAAACTTTGTCCTTGCTTCAAGTATCAAAGAAGTTGGCAAAACCATGCAAAAAGTCATTGGTATGACTGAAAAAGGTGACTTCCCTGGTGGTAAAGTCAATACCTTTGGTTTAAAAGAATCAGGTGTTAACCTCACCACAAAAGATCTTCCAGAAGATGTTAAAAAAGCAGTTGAAACAGCACGCCAAGACATTATCTCAGGTAAAATCAAAGTCCCAGAAAAATAA
- a CDS encoding type II toxin-antitoxin system death-on-curing family toxin: MKKLTPEQIISLHSQLISVTGGIEGTRDKGLVESAIANVFDSYFGVEKYKSIEEKAARLCYSLIKNHAFLDGNKRIGIFAMLVLLEINGIVLDCTDKELVYLGIGVASSNLSFEDILIFIQTH, encoded by the coding sequence ATGAAGAAATTAACACCTGAACAAATCATATCCCTACATTCTCAACTTATTTCAGTAACTGGAGGTATTGAAGGAACTAGAGATAAAGGACTTGTTGAATCAGCAATTGCTAATGTATTTGATAGCTATTTTGGAGTTGAAAAATATAAAAGTATCGAAGAAAAAGCTGCTAGACTCTGCTATTCACTTATTAAAAATCATGCTTTTCTAGATGGAAATAAGCGAATTGGTATCTTTGCTATGCTAGTTTTACTTGAGATTAATGGTATTGTTTTAGATTGTACCGATAAAGAATTAGTCTATCTTGGTATTGGAGTAGCTTCATCTAATTTATCTTTTGAGGATATTTTAATATTTATTCAGACGCATTAG
- a CDS encoding DeoR/GlpR family DNA-binding transcription regulator: protein MNRLEKIIQLVSDHKRIDVNSLSELLGVSKVTVRKDLDKLESKGLLRREHGYAVLNSGDDLNVRLSYNYNVKRKIAEKAAELVQDNDTIMIESGSTCALLAEVLCQTKRNIKIITNSCFIANFLRQYDSCQIILLGGNYQPNSEVTVGPLLKQMVDLFHVDRVFAGTDGFSPEVGFMCKDMMRCEGVQYMADAAEETIILTDSSKFSKPSLVHQLSLDRVSRVITDKELDEENRNLLGSFGIALDFV, encoded by the coding sequence ATGAACAGATTAGAGAAAATTATCCAGTTAGTATCAGATCACAAACGCATAGATGTTAATAGCTTATCAGAATTACTAGGTGTTTCGAAAGTAACTGTTCGAAAAGACTTAGATAAGTTAGAAAGTAAAGGCTTGTTACGTCGCGAGCATGGTTATGCCGTTTTAAACAGCGGTGATGACTTGAATGTCCGCTTGTCTTACAATTATAATGTCAAACGTAAAATTGCTGAAAAAGCAGCGGAGTTGGTGCAGGACAACGACACCATCATGATTGAATCAGGTTCAACCTGTGCCTTGCTTGCTGAAGTCTTGTGCCAAACCAAACGCAATATTAAAATCATTACCAATTCTTGTTTTATTGCCAACTTTTTGAGGCAATATGATTCTTGCCAAATCATTCTCTTAGGAGGAAATTACCAACCTAACTCCGAAGTAACTGTCGGGCCATTGCTCAAACAAATGGTTGACCTTTTTCACGTGGATCGGGTTTTTGCGGGGACTGATGGCTTTAGCCCCGAGGTCGGTTTTATGTGTAAAGACATGATGCGTTGCGAAGGGGTGCAATACATGGCTGACGCAGCGGAAGAAACCATTATTCTAACCGATTCAAGCAAGTTCTCAAAACCTAGCTTGGTTCATCAGCTCAGCCTAGACCGGGTAAGTCGTGTCATTACAGATAAGGAGCTTGATGAAGAAAACCGCAACTTGTTAGGCTCCTTTGGGATTGCCCTAGATTTTGTCTAA
- a CDS encoding DUF2200 domain-containing protein — protein MSHKVFQMAFASIYQALVAKVERKGGQSEDVDALISWLMGYSAERLVALKSSQITYGDFIDQAPHFNPDRQNITGKICGVQIEAIEDDRMQKLRQLDKLVDWLAKGKSPQEVIAKYSK, from the coding sequence ATGTCACATAAAGTGTTTCAAATGGCCTTTGCCTCAATTTATCAGGCTTTGGTGGCAAAAGTAGAGCGAAAAGGGGGGCAGTCAGAGGATGTCGATGCCCTCATTTCATGGTTGATGGGCTATTCTGCAGAAAGGCTAGTAGCCTTAAAGTCGTCTCAAATAACTTATGGGGATTTCATTGACCAAGCCCCTCATTTCAATCCAGATCGCCAAAATATCACTGGTAAAATCTGTGGTGTACAGATAGAAGCCATAGAAGATGACCGCATGCAAAAATTACGACAATTGGATAAGTTAGTGGATTGGTTGGCAAAAGGGAAAAGTCCCCAAGAAGTGATTGCTAAATACAGTAAATAA
- a CDS encoding toxic anion resistance protein, whose protein sequence is MSEFNFDIDQIANNAISKNDKTTEIITDQVDTSGKTISFYEKLSPEQQSAISSKAPALVDSFMANQNTLLDFGQSAVEGVNATVNHILREQKKLEIPQVDDLLKKTNQELNGFVAKYKDVGPADLEKKPNLLQKLFKQSKNTLQEFYFDAQNIEQKMDGMAAAVVKQEDTLARNIVSAELLIEDNTKSIENLVGVIAFVEASLKEATQRAQALQTELKSLDAVTPEYQSKTDLLARTTEVVNTLEQQHTEYVSRLYVAWATTPQMRNLVKVSSDMRQKLGMLRRNTIPTMKLSIAQLGILQQSVKSGATADAIVNANNAALQMLAETSKEAIPALERSAQNPTLSIQSVTALAESLVEQNNGIIAAIDDGRHKRAQLEHAIIQSAETINDSVKLRDEKIVQALLDQGREQQKEVEK, encoded by the coding sequence ATGTCAGAATTTAACTTTGATATTGACCAAATTGCTAACAATGCCATCTCAAAAAATGACAAAACCACAGAAATCATCACTGACCAAGTGGACACATCCGGCAAGACCATTTCCTTTTATGAAAAACTAAGCCCAGAGCAACAAAGTGCCATTTCAAGCAAGGCACCTGCTTTAGTAGATTCCTTTATGGCCAATCAAAATACCTTGTTGGATTTTGGTCAATCTGCCGTTGAGGGAGTCAATGCAACCGTCAACCATATTTTAAGGGAACAAAAGAAATTGGAAATCCCACAAGTGGATGACTTGCTGAAAAAGACCAATCAAGAATTAAATGGCTTTGTAGCCAAATACAAAGACGTTGGACCTGCTGACCTTGAGAAAAAGCCAAATCTACTTCAAAAACTCTTTAAGCAAAGCAAAAATACCTTGCAAGAATTCTACTTTGATGCCCAAAATATTGAGCAGAAAATGGATGGCATGGCGGCAGCTGTGGTCAAACAAGAAGACACCCTCGCTCGAAATATCGTCTCAGCAGAGCTTCTGATTGAAGACAATACCAAATCCATTGAAAACTTAGTTGGAGTCATTGCTTTTGTAGAAGCTAGCTTGAAGGAAGCGACTCAAAGAGCGCAAGCTTTACAAACAGAACTCAAGAGTTTAGACGCTGTAACGCCAGAATACCAAAGTAAAACGGATCTTTTGGCACGGACAACTGAAGTGGTCAACACCTTGGAGCAACAACACACTGAGTATGTCAGCCGCCTTTACGTGGCTTGGGCAACGACGCCTCAAATGCGCAACTTGGTCAAAGTCTCCTCAGATATGCGCCAAAAATTAGGCATGTTGCGTCGTAACACCATTCCAACCATGAAACTTTCCATTGCTCAACTGGGCATTTTGCAACAGTCTGTTAAATCGGGAGCTACTGCTGACGCTATTGTTAATGCCAATAATGCAGCCCTTCAAATGTTAGCGGAAACCAGCAAGGAAGCTATCCCTGCTTTGGAAAGATCTGCTCAAAACCCAACCTTGTCTATTCAATCCGTCACGGCCCTAGCTGAAAGCTTAGTGGAACAAAACAATGGCATTATCGCTGCTATTGATGACGGACGCCATAAACGCGCTCAATTGGAACACGCCATTATTCAGTCGGCAGAAACCATCAATGATTCCGTCAAACTCAGAGATGAAAAAATCGTCCAAGCTCTCCTGGACCAAGGACGTGAACAACAAAAAGAAGTGGAGAAATAA
- a CDS encoding DUF6440 family protein — MKHLKGRFNIVDTDFGTQIIIDNETGVEYYKNGYQIIPLLEANGKPKLNKDWLANQS, encoded by the coding sequence ATGAAACATCTAAAAGGTAGATTTAACATCGTAGATACGGATTTTGGGACACAAATCATTATTGATAATGAGACAGGTGTGGAATATTATAAAAATGGATATCAGATCATTCCACTTCTAGAAGCAAATGGGAAACCCAAATTGAACAAAGACTGGTTGGCAAACCAATCGTAG
- a CDS encoding glycyl-radical enzyme activating protein → MTESGIVFNIQHFSIHDGPGIRTPVFLKGCPLRCPWCANPESQKKAPEEMLTADCKGHETVGERKTVSEVMEEVLKDRDFYEESGGGVTLSGGEIFAQYPFAKAILKEAKANGLHTAIETTAYAKPEHFKDLIQYVDFIYTDLKHYDSLRHRQVTGVTNNLIVDNIHYAFSQGKEIVLRIPVIPDFNDSLEDAQAFSQLFNQLDIDKVQLLPFHQFGENKYKLLNRDYAMANVPAYHPEDLEEYRQVFVNHHIKCYF, encoded by the coding sequence ATGACAGAATCAGGTATTGTTTTTAACATTCAACATTTTAGTATTCACGATGGCCCTGGCATTCGGACACCGGTCTTTTTAAAAGGTTGCCCTTTACGATGCCCATGGTGTGCCAATCCCGAATCCCAAAAGAAGGCACCAGAAGAGATGCTGACAGCTGACTGCAAGGGGCATGAAACCGTTGGAGAACGAAAAACAGTCTCAGAAGTGATGGAGGAAGTCTTAAAAGACCGTGATTTCTATGAGGAATCTGGTGGAGGGGTGACCCTATCTGGCGGCGAAATTTTTGCCCAATACCCTTTTGCAAAAGCCATTTTAAAAGAAGCTAAAGCCAATGGCTTGCACACCGCTATTGAAACCACCGCCTATGCTAAACCTGAACATTTTAAAGATCTCATCCAATATGTTGATTTTATTTACACTGATTTAAAACATTACGATAGCTTAAGGCATCGCCAAGTCACTGGTGTCACCAACAACCTGATTGTTGACAACATCCATTACGCTTTCTCCCAAGGCAAAGAGATCGTCTTACGCATTCCAGTCATCCCAGACTTTAATGATTCCTTAGAAGATGCCCAAGCTTTTAGCCAACTCTTTAACCAACTGGATATTGACAAGGTACAACTCTTGCCTTTCCATCAATTTGGCGAAAACAAATACAAACTCTTAAACCGTGATTATGCCATGGCCAATGTGCCAGCCTATCACCCAGAAGACCTGGAAGAGTATCGCCAAGTCTTTGTCAATCACCATATCAAATGTTATTTTTAA
- a CDS encoding type II toxin-antitoxin system Phd/YefM family antitoxin: MQINLENLVPITEANQNFSKVARMVDSKGTAVILKNNKPKYVLLDYATLINEEHKEVEITDKNTLDKVANAVLSKHLDAFKELAK, from the coding sequence ATGCAAATTAATCTTGAAAACCTAGTACCAATAACAGAAGCAAACCAAAATTTTTCAAAAGTTGCCCGTATGGTTGACAGTAAGGGAACAGCTGTTATTCTCAAAAATAATAAACCTAAATATGTATTACTTGACTACGCTACTTTAATCAATGAAGAACATAAGGAAGTAGAAATAACAGATAAAAACACCCTTGACAAAGTAGCAAACGCTGTCCTGTCAAAGCATTTAGATGCCTTTAAGGAACTAGCTAAATGA